From Victivallis lenta:
AACAGAGAAAATGGTGACGACTGACCTGACCATCCAATTCATCATCCGGCTGGCGGTGGCCGGCCTTCTCGGAGCGTTGATCGGACTCGACCGGGAATACCGGGCGAAGGAGGCCGGCACCCGGACCCATTTTCTCGTTTCGCTCGGCAGCGCGCTCATCATCATCGTTTCGCAGTGGGGATTCGGCGACGTGGTCGGACATCCCGGCATCGGACTCGACCCGAGCCGCGTCGCGGCGCAGGTGGTCAGCGGCATCGGCTTCATCGGCGCCGGAACGATCATGATGCAGAAACAGTTCGTGCGCGGGCTCACGACCGCCGCCGGACTCTGGGCGACGGCCGGAATCGGCCTGGCCATCGGCGGCGGACTC
This genomic window contains:
- a CDS encoding MgtC/SapB family protein; translated protein: MVTTDLTIQFIIRLAVAGLLGALIGLDREYRAKEAGTRTHFLVSLGSALIIIVSQWGFGDVVGHPGIGLDPSRVAAQVVSGIGFIGAGTIMMQKQFVRGLTTAAGLWATAGIGLAIGGGLYTVGIAATLLTLIGLEALRYLLRNFRSKCSIVKFVTRDRSNLIRITNELNSNGFSILTYAVNSDCAGECERLRVTMNIREKLHNDENQLTIFMQQFEGIEIEKIE